In Streptomyces qaidamensis, one DNA window encodes the following:
- a CDS encoding LCP family protein, whose amino-acid sequence MGRRRAPAGAGKVRLTRRGRRVLMWSAGMCSALVLGVAGVGAWLYQDLDGNIQGADLDNKLGGNRPVNLSPGSKNILVVGSDSRDGGNAKYGKGLTTMQSDTLMMLHIPANREWATVVSFPRDSWVEIPACDKGDSTKSAPHHFKINEAFAIGGTSGEVAEAAACTIRTVEANTGLRIDHFMSVDFQGFKGMVNALDGIEVCPEQAIHDEKAHLDLEAGCQTVRDEEALGYVRARYSIGDGSDTGRIGRQQEFMQALAEKAQSRLTSPNALYGFLQSATKSLTTDDNLAGIKPLYGLASELKGIPSDRLTFLTVPNYPREADVPSDKANIVWQYPQAAELFTALAKDEEVDKKQLKADSEEPLYASSVRVQVLNGTGIPGRAAAVAEKLRHAGFTVVGTGNAPETTRTTTVSHPQGMDAKAEVLASRLADARAGQGTDVTADAVTLTVGTDLDPEVIL is encoded by the coding sequence ATGGGAAGGCGGCGCGCTCCGGCCGGAGCGGGGAAGGTTCGGCTGACGCGGCGGGGGCGGCGGGTCCTGATGTGGAGCGCGGGCATGTGCTCGGCGCTCGTCCTCGGTGTCGCGGGTGTCGGCGCCTGGCTCTACCAGGATCTGGACGGCAACATCCAGGGCGCCGACCTCGACAACAAGCTCGGCGGCAACCGACCGGTCAACCTCAGCCCCGGCTCCAAGAACATCCTGGTCGTCGGCTCCGACAGCCGCGACGGCGGCAATGCGAAGTACGGCAAGGGTCTCACCACCATGCAGTCGGACACGCTGATGATGCTGCACATCCCGGCGAACCGGGAGTGGGCCACCGTCGTGTCCTTCCCCCGCGACTCGTGGGTGGAGATACCGGCCTGCGACAAGGGTGACAGCACCAAGTCCGCGCCACACCACTTCAAGATCAACGAAGCGTTCGCGATCGGCGGCACCAGCGGCGAGGTCGCCGAGGCCGCGGCCTGCACCATCAGGACGGTCGAGGCCAACACCGGCCTGCGCATCGACCACTTCATGTCCGTCGACTTCCAGGGTTTCAAGGGCATGGTCAACGCCCTCGACGGCATAGAGGTCTGCCCGGAACAGGCCATCCACGACGAGAAGGCTCACCTGGACCTGGAGGCCGGCTGCCAGACCGTCAGGGACGAGGAGGCGCTCGGATACGTACGCGCCCGCTACAGCATCGGTGACGGTTCCGACACCGGACGCATCGGACGCCAGCAGGAGTTCATGCAGGCCCTGGCCGAAAAGGCGCAGTCCAGGCTGACCAGCCCGAACGCGCTGTACGGCTTCCTTCAGTCCGCCACCAAGTCCCTCACCACGGACGACAACCTTGCGGGCATCAAGCCGCTGTACGGACTCGCCTCCGAGCTCAAGGGCATCCCCAGCGACCGCCTGACCTTCCTCACCGTGCCCAACTACCCACGCGAGGCCGACGTGCCCTCCGACAAGGCGAACATCGTGTGGCAGTACCCGCAGGCCGCCGAGTTGTTCACGGCCCTGGCCAAGGACGAGGAGGTCGACAAGAAGCAGCTCAAAGCGGATTCCGAGGAGCCCCTCTACGCCTCCTCCGTGCGCGTCCAGGTCCTCAACGGCACCGGCATCCCGGGCCGTGCCGCCGCCGTCGCCGAGAAGCTGCGCCACGCCGGCTTCACCGTCGTCGGCACGGGCAACGCCCCGGAGACAACGCGCACCACCACGGTCAGCCATCCGCAGGGCATGGACGCAAAGGCCGAGGTGCTCGCCTCCCGGTTGGCCGATGCGCGGGCCGGGCAGGGCACGGATGTTACCGCCGACGCCGTGACCCTGACGGTCGGAACTGACCTCGACCCCGAGGTCATCCTGTGA
- a CDS encoding tellurite resistance TerB family protein has translation MALWDRLKESASTMQTQLMAKKNDLKSGAFRDASMAMCALVAAADGTVDPSERQRVAQLIATNEVLQNFDADDLRRHFEENLNKLTADFAFGKVSVMQEIAKAKKKPAEARAVIQIGIVIGGADGDFDKDEQAVVREACYTLGLPPHEFDL, from the coding sequence ATGGCCCTGTGGGACCGCCTCAAGGAGTCCGCATCCACGATGCAGACCCAGCTCATGGCGAAGAAGAACGACCTGAAGAGCGGCGCCTTCCGCGACGCCAGCATGGCGATGTGCGCGCTCGTCGCCGCCGCCGACGGCACCGTCGACCCCTCCGAGCGGCAGCGGGTGGCCCAGCTCATCGCCACCAACGAGGTGTTGCAGAACTTCGACGCCGACGACCTGCGCCGCCACTTCGAGGAGAACCTCAACAAGCTCACCGCCGACTTCGCCTTCGGCAAGGTGAGCGTCATGCAGGAGATCGCCAAGGCAAAGAAGAAGCCCGCCGAAGCACGGGCCGTCATCCAGATCGGCATCGTCATCGGCGGCGCCGACGGCGACTTCGACAAGGACGAGCAGGCCGTGGTCCGCGAGGCTTGCTACACCCTCGGTCTGCCGCCCCACGAGTTCGACCTCTGA
- a CDS encoding sporulation protein, whose amino-acid sequence MVFKRLLGSLGVGGPTVDTVLDPGAARPGGALTGQVHLKGGDADFDIEHITLELVARVEAEHSEGESEGVVAFERFTVGGGFRLGAGQQHSVPFTLTLPWETPITELYGQGLGIVLGVRTELAVAGAKDKGDLDQLNIAPLPAQEVILEALGQLGFGFKSADLEYGRIGGTGQRLPFYQEIELTPAPQYAHQVNEIEVTFLANPGGVEVVMEADKRGGFFSGGHDALTRFTVGHHDSRDWNTEVDGWIRQLVEHRASHGSHGAYGHGDPYAGHGHGGHHGHGDHHHDDHRRSGPGMGTAVAAGAAGLAVGVVGGMVAAEVVDEVGDFFEGDEEDEG is encoded by the coding sequence ATGGTGTTCAAACGACTGCTCGGTTCACTCGGCGTGGGCGGACCCACCGTCGACACGGTCCTCGACCCGGGAGCCGCCCGCCCCGGCGGCGCGCTGACCGGCCAGGTCCATCTCAAGGGCGGGGACGCCGACTTCGACATCGAGCACATCACCCTGGAGCTCGTGGCCCGGGTCGAGGCCGAGCACAGTGAGGGCGAGAGCGAGGGGGTTGTCGCCTTCGAGCGGTTCACCGTCGGCGGCGGCTTCCGGCTCGGCGCGGGTCAGCAGCACAGCGTCCCGTTCACCCTGACGCTGCCGTGGGAGACGCCGATCACCGAGCTGTACGGGCAGGGCCTTGGCATCGTCCTCGGCGTGCGCACCGAGCTGGCGGTGGCCGGCGCCAAGGACAAGGGCGACCTGGACCAGCTGAACATCGCCCCGCTGCCCGCGCAGGAGGTGATCCTCGAAGCCCTCGGCCAGCTCGGTTTCGGCTTCAAGTCGGCCGACCTGGAGTACGGGCGCATCGGTGGCACCGGCCAGCGGCTGCCGTTCTACCAGGAGATCGAGCTGACCCCGGCACCGCAGTACGCGCACCAGGTCAACGAGATCGAGGTGACCTTCCTGGCCAACCCGGGCGGCGTCGAGGTCGTCATGGAGGCCGACAAGCGCGGCGGCTTCTTCTCCGGCGGCCACGACGCGCTGACCCGCTTCACTGTCGGCCATCACGACTCCCGTGACTGGAACACGGAAGTCGACGGCTGGATCCGCCAGCTGGTCGAGCACCGGGCGTCGCACGGCTCCCACGGCGCCTACGGTCACGGTGACCCGTACGCCGGGCACGGACACGGCGGACACCACGGGCACGGCGACCACCACCACGACGACCACCGCCGTTCCGGCCCCGGCATGGGCACCGCCGTCGCCGCCGGCGCCGCCGGGCTCGCGGTCGGTGTCGTCGGCGGCATGGTCGCGGCCGAAGTCGTGGACGAGGTCGGAGACTTCTTCGAGGGCGACGAGGAGGACGAGGGCTGA
- a CDS encoding hemolysin family protein: MTEVLLLLLALLLTLACAVFVAAEFSLTTVERGELERAAEAGERGAEGALKAVRRLTLQLSGAQLGITVTSLVIGMLAEPSLAALLRGPLRAMGLGGAASSVATVLGVMVSTVVLMVVGELVPKNWAISRPLAVAKVVGGPQRAFTAAFGPFIGHLNNTANRFVRRFGLEPAEELASARTADELGALARHSAAEGALEADSAELFVRTLHLSELTAENVMTPRVDVKALEVHATAADAANLSHATGLSRFPVYRDSLDEVVGSVHIRDVLALEPQKRAVTPVTELTAEPLLVPDSLTADRLLERLREHRTMAVVIDEYGGTAGVATVEDIVEEVVGEVRDEHDPVEVPDLVPAPATQDGRAVWEADGSVRIDQLTDIGLTAPEGPYETVAGLIATRLTRIPVKGDVVDLDGWHFDVLEVEHHRADRIRITEPATSPAVQLLEEAR, from the coding sequence GTGACCGAGGTCCTGCTGCTCCTGCTGGCCCTCCTCCTCACGTTGGCCTGCGCGGTGTTCGTCGCGGCCGAGTTCTCCCTGACCACCGTGGAGCGCGGTGAACTGGAGCGGGCCGCCGAGGCGGGCGAGCGTGGCGCCGAGGGTGCGCTGAAGGCCGTACGGCGCCTGACGCTCCAGCTGTCCGGCGCCCAGCTGGGTATCACTGTCACCTCGCTGGTGATCGGCATGCTCGCCGAGCCGTCTCTCGCGGCGCTGCTGCGTGGCCCGCTGCGTGCGATGGGTCTGGGCGGTGCCGCCTCCTCGGTGGCGACCGTCCTGGGCGTGATGGTGTCCACCGTCGTGCTGATGGTGGTCGGCGAACTGGTGCCGAAGAACTGGGCGATCTCCCGGCCGCTGGCGGTGGCGAAGGTGGTCGGGGGCCCGCAGCGCGCGTTCACGGCCGCGTTCGGCCCGTTCATCGGGCACCTGAACAACACCGCGAACCGTTTCGTACGCCGCTTCGGTCTGGAGCCGGCCGAGGAGCTGGCCTCCGCCCGCACCGCCGACGAGCTGGGCGCGCTGGCCCGGCATTCGGCTGCCGAGGGGGCTCTGGAGGCGGACTCGGCGGAGCTGTTCGTGCGGACTCTGCATCTGAGCGAGCTGACAGCGGAGAACGTGATGACGCCGAGGGTCGACGTCAAGGCCCTGGAGGTGCACGCGACGGCGGCCGACGCGGCCAATCTCAGCCATGCGACCGGCCTGTCCCGCTTCCCGGTCTACCGCGACAGCCTGGACGAGGTGGTCGGCTCTGTCCACATCCGGGACGTGCTCGCCCTGGAGCCGCAGAAGCGGGCCGTCACGCCGGTCACTGAGTTGACCGCGGAGCCCTTGCTGGTGCCCGACAGCCTCACCGCGGACCGGCTGCTCGAGCGGCTGCGTGAGCACCGCACCATGGCCGTGGTCATCGACGAGTACGGCGGTACGGCGGGCGTGGCCACGGTGGAGGACATCGTCGAGGAGGTCGTCGGCGAGGTGCGCGACGAGCACGACCCGGTCGAGGTGCCCGACCTGGTACCCGCCCCGGCGACGCAGGACGGGCGCGCGGTGTGGGAGGCGGACGGCAGCGTCCGCATCGACCAGCTCACGGACATAGGACTCACCGCTCCGGAGGGCCCGTACGAGACCGTGGCCGGCCTGATCGCCACCCGCCTGACGCGCATCCCCGTCAAGGGGGACGTCGTGGACCTCGACGGCTGGCACTTCGACGTACTGGAGGTCGAGCACCACCGCGCCGACCGCATACGGATCACCGAACCGGCCACCTCCCCGGCCGTCCAGCTCCTGGAGGAGGCCCGATGA
- a CDS encoding hemolysin family protein, whose amino-acid sequence MTALQLAIGALTLLTNAFFVGAEFALVSVRRSQIEPRAQAGNKRARMTLWALEHLSAMMATAQLGITVSSLVLGAVAEPAIAHLMEPAFEAVHIPHGLVHPVAFVIALTLATYLHMLIGEMVPKNIALAAPVPSALLLGPPLVALTRALKPFVFGINAFANALLKLLRVEPKDEVESVFTDDQLARMVVDSSEAGLLSPADGERLRDALELGTRPVGEILVPAQRMRTVDHTITPARLERLAAEAGFSRFPVTGPEATVLGYLHIKDTLGVTDRDAPFPRTTLHKVTRVRIDTPLDDTLTALRAEGSHLAAVVGEGGKVIGFVTMEDVLSELVGPAAPAAA is encoded by the coding sequence ATGACCGCGCTGCAACTCGCCATCGGCGCCCTCACCCTGCTGACCAACGCGTTCTTCGTCGGCGCCGAATTCGCCCTGGTCTCGGTGCGCCGCAGCCAGATCGAACCGCGCGCCCAGGCAGGCAACAAGCGCGCCCGGATGACGTTGTGGGCGCTGGAGCACCTGTCGGCGATGATGGCCACCGCTCAACTCGGCATCACGGTCTCGTCGCTGGTGCTCGGTGCGGTCGCCGAGCCCGCCATCGCCCATCTGATGGAGCCCGCCTTCGAGGCGGTGCACATCCCGCACGGCCTCGTGCACCCGGTCGCCTTCGTCATCGCACTGACGCTCGCCACCTACCTGCACATGCTGATCGGCGAGATGGTGCCGAAGAACATCGCGCTCGCCGCTCCCGTGCCCAGTGCGCTGCTGCTCGGACCGCCGCTGGTGGCGCTGACCCGGGCGCTCAAGCCGTTCGTGTTCGGCATCAACGCCTTCGCCAACGCGCTGCTGAAGCTGCTGCGCGTGGAGCCGAAGGACGAGGTCGAGTCGGTCTTCACCGACGACCAGCTCGCCCGTATGGTCGTGGACTCCAGCGAGGCCGGGCTGCTCAGCCCCGCCGACGGAGAGCGGCTGCGCGACGCCCTGGAGCTGGGCACCCGGCCGGTGGGCGAGATCCTGGTCCCGGCCCAGCGGATGCGAACTGTCGACCACACGATCACCCCGGCCCGGCTGGAGCGGCTGGCCGCCGAGGCGGGCTTCTCCCGCTTCCCTGTCACCGGCCCCGAGGCCACCGTCCTGGGCTACCTGCACATCAAGGACACCCTCGGCGTCACCGACCGCGACGCCCCCTTCCCGCGCACCACGTTGCACAAGGTCACCCGGGTGCGCATCGACACCCCGCTCGACGACACGCTCACCGCCCTGCGCGCCGAGGGCAGCCACCTCGCCGCCGTTGTGGGGGAGGGCGGCAAGGTCATCGGCTTCGTGACCATGGAGGACGTGCTCTCTGAGCTGGTCGGACCGGCGGCCCCGGCCGCAGCTTGA